From Klebsiella electrica, the proteins below share one genomic window:
- the malK gene encoding maltose/maltodextrin ABC transporter ATP-binding protein MalK has product MASVQLRNITKAWGDVVVSKDINLDIQEGEFVVFVGPSGCGKSTLLRMIAGLETITSGDLFIGDARMNDIPPAERGIGMVFQSYALYPHLSVAENMSFGLKLAGAKKDLINQRVTQVAEVLQLAHLLERKPKALSGGQRQRVAIGRTLVAEPRVFLLDEPLSNLDAALRVQMRIEISRLHKRLGRTMIYVTHDQVEAMTLADKIVVLDAGRVAQVGKPLELYHYPADRFVAGFIGSPKMNFLPVKVTATAIEQVQVELPNHQHVWLPVDSARVQVGANMSLGIRPEHLLPSDIADVTLEGVVQVVEQLGHETQIHIQIPAIRQNLVYRQNDVVLVEEGATFAIGLPPERCHLFREDGTACRRLHKEPGV; this is encoded by the coding sequence ATGGCGAGCGTACAGCTGCGAAATATAACGAAAGCCTGGGGTGACGTGGTGGTATCGAAAGATATCAATCTCGACATTCAGGAAGGGGAGTTCGTGGTGTTTGTCGGGCCATCGGGCTGCGGCAAATCGACCCTGCTGCGTATGATCGCCGGGCTGGAAACCATAACCAGCGGTGATTTATTTATTGGCGATGCGCGAATGAACGACATCCCCCCGGCCGAACGCGGCATCGGGATGGTGTTCCAGTCTTATGCGCTTTACCCTCATCTTTCCGTTGCGGAAAACATGTCTTTCGGCCTCAAGCTGGCCGGCGCTAAAAAAGATTTAATTAACCAGCGCGTCACTCAGGTGGCGGAAGTCCTGCAGCTGGCGCATCTGCTGGAGCGTAAACCGAAGGCATTATCCGGTGGACAGCGTCAGCGTGTGGCGATTGGCCGTACCCTGGTGGCCGAACCCCGCGTGTTCCTGCTCGATGAACCGCTGTCTAACCTCGACGCCGCGCTGCGTGTGCAGATGCGTATCGAAATCTCCCGCCTGCATAAGCGCCTTGGGCGCACGATGATCTACGTGACCCACGATCAGGTCGAAGCGATGACGCTGGCCGACAAAATTGTGGTGCTGGACGCTGGCCGCGTGGCGCAGGTCGGGAAACCGCTGGAACTGTATCACTACCCGGCCGATCGCTTTGTCGCCGGCTTTATTGGCTCGCCAAAGATGAACTTCCTGCCGGTAAAAGTGACCGCAACCGCCATTGAGCAAGTTCAGGTTGAGTTGCCGAACCATCAGCATGTCTGGCTGCCGGTAGACAGCGCCCGCGTTCAGGTTGGCGCCAATATGTCCTTAGGTATCCGCCCGGAACATCTGCTGCCCAGCGATATCGCCGACGTCACCCTCGAAGGGGTCGTTCAGGTGGTTGAGCAGCTTGGTCACGAAACACAAATTCATATCCAGATCCCCGCCATCCGTCAAAACCTGGTTTACCGCCAGAACGACGTGGTGTTGGTAGAAGAGGGAGCCACATTCGCTATCGGTTTGCCGCCAGAGCGCTGCCATTTATTCCGTGAGGATGGTACGGCGTGTCGTCGGTTGCATAAAGAGCCGGGCGTATAA
- the malE gene encoding maltose/maltodextrin ABC transporter substrate-binding protein MalE: MKIKTGARILALSALTTMMFSASALAKIEEGKLVIWINGDKGYNGLAEVGKKFEKDTGIKVSIEHPDKLEEKFPQVAATGDGPDIIFWAHDRFGGYAQSGLLAEISPDKAFQDKLYPFTWDAVRYNGKLIAYPIAVEALSLIYNKDLVPNPPKTWEEIPALDKELKAKGKSALMFNLQEPYFTWPLIAADGGYAFKFENGKYDVKNVGVDNAGAKAGLTFLVDLIKNKHMNADTDYSIAEAAFNKGETAMTINGPWAWSNIDKSKINYGVTLLPTFKGKPSKPFVGVLSAGINAASPNKELAKEFLENYLLTDQGLDEVNKDKPLGAVALKSFQEKLEKDPRIAATMANAQKGEIMPNIPQMSAFWYAVRTAVINAASGRQTVDAALKDAQSRITK, encoded by the coding sequence ATGAAAATCAAAACCGGCGCTCGCATCCTCGCGTTGTCTGCATTGACGACGATGATGTTTTCCGCCTCTGCCCTCGCCAAAATTGAAGAAGGTAAGCTGGTTATCTGGATTAACGGCGACAAAGGCTATAACGGTCTCGCCGAAGTGGGTAAGAAGTTTGAAAAAGACACCGGCATTAAAGTTTCCATCGAACATCCGGATAAGCTGGAAGAGAAATTCCCGCAGGTCGCGGCGACTGGCGACGGCCCGGACATCATCTTCTGGGCTCATGACCGTTTCGGTGGCTATGCACAATCTGGCCTGCTGGCTGAAATCTCCCCGGACAAAGCGTTCCAGGACAAACTCTATCCGTTTACCTGGGATGCCGTACGCTATAACGGCAAACTGATCGCCTACCCTATCGCGGTTGAAGCGCTGTCGCTGATTTACAACAAAGACCTGGTCCCGAATCCGCCGAAAACCTGGGAAGAGATCCCGGCGCTGGATAAAGAACTGAAAGCGAAAGGTAAAAGCGCGCTGATGTTCAACCTGCAGGAACCGTACTTCACCTGGCCGCTGATCGCCGCTGACGGCGGGTATGCGTTCAAATTTGAAAACGGCAAGTATGACGTCAAAAACGTGGGCGTCGACAACGCTGGCGCGAAAGCCGGTCTGACCTTCCTGGTTGACCTCATCAAGAATAAACACATGAACGCCGATACCGATTACTCCATCGCTGAAGCAGCCTTCAACAAAGGCGAAACCGCGATGACCATCAACGGTCCGTGGGCGTGGTCGAACATCGATAAGAGCAAGATCAACTACGGCGTCACCCTGCTGCCCACATTCAAAGGCAAACCGTCTAAACCGTTCGTTGGCGTACTGAGCGCCGGTATCAACGCCGCCAGCCCGAACAAAGAGCTGGCGAAAGAGTTCCTCGAAAACTACCTGCTGACCGACCAGGGCCTGGACGAAGTGAACAAGGACAAACCGCTGGGCGCTGTTGCGCTGAAATCTTTCCAGGAAAAACTGGAGAAAGACCCGCGTATCGCCGCCACCATGGCGAACGCCCAGAAAGGCGAAATCATGCCGAACATCCCACAGATGTCCGCCTTCTGGTATGCCGTACGCACCGCGGTTATCAACGCAGCTAGCGGTCGTCAGACCGTCGATGCCGCTCTGAAAGACGCCCAGTCTCGTATCACTAAGTAA
- the malF gene encoding maltose ABC transporter permease MalF, translating to MDVVKKKHWWQSPQLTWSVIGLLCLLVGYLVVLMYAQGEYLFAILTLILSSAGLYIFTNRKAYAWRYVYPGLAGMGLFVLFPLVCTIAIAFTNYSSTNQLTFERAQAVLMDRSFQAGKSYNFSLFPAGDEWKLALTDGDSGKNYVSDAFRLGGEQKLALKEGEALPEGERANLRIITQNRTALNQLTAILPDDSKVVMSSLRQFSGTQSLYTLANDGTLANNQSGVKYRPNNDVGFYQSINADGSWGAEKLSPGYTVGIGWDNFTRVFTDEGIQKPFFAIFVWTVVFSVLTVILTVAVGMVLACLVQWESLKGKAIYRVLLILPYAVPSFISILIFKGLFNQSFGEINMMLSALFGIKPAWFSDPTTARSMIVIVNTWLGYPYMMILCMGLLKAIPDDLYEASAMDGAGPFQNFFKITLPLLIKPLTPLMIASFAFNFNNFVLIQLLTNGGPDRLGTTTPAGYTDLLVSYTYRIAFEGGGGQDFGLAAAIATLIFLLVGVLAIVNLKATRMKFD from the coding sequence ATGGATGTCGTTAAAAAGAAACACTGGTGGCAAAGCCCGCAGCTGACATGGTCTGTGATTGGCTTGCTGTGCCTGCTGGTGGGTTACCTTGTTGTTTTGATGTACGCCCAGGGGGAGTACCTGTTTGCCATCCTGACGCTGATTTTAAGCTCAGCGGGTCTGTATATCTTCACCAACCGCAAGGCCTATGCCTGGCGCTATGTCTACCCGGGTCTCGCCGGGATGGGGCTGTTCGTCCTGTTCCCGCTGGTCTGCACCATCGCCATCGCCTTCACCAACTACAGCAGCACCAACCAGCTGACCTTTGAGCGCGCTCAGGCAGTGCTGATGGACCGCTCATTCCAGGCCGGTAAATCCTACAACTTCTCGCTGTTTCCGGCGGGAGATGAGTGGAAACTGGCGCTGACCGATGGCGACAGCGGCAAAAATTATGTCTCCGACGCCTTCAGGCTGGGCGGCGAGCAGAAACTGGCTTTAAAAGAAGGTGAAGCGCTGCCGGAAGGCGAACGCGCGAACCTGCGTATCATCACGCAAAACCGCACGGCGCTGAACCAGCTGACCGCCATCCTGCCTGACGACAGCAAAGTTGTCATGAGTTCACTGCGCCAGTTCTCCGGCACCCAATCGCTGTATACGCTGGCAAACGATGGCACGCTGGCCAACAACCAGAGCGGCGTAAAATATCGGCCGAACAATGACGTCGGTTTCTACCAGTCCATCAATGCCGACGGTAGCTGGGGCGCTGAGAAGCTGAGTCCGGGCTACACCGTCGGGATCGGCTGGGATAATTTCACCCGCGTCTTTACCGATGAAGGGATTCAGAAACCGTTCTTCGCTATCTTCGTCTGGACGGTGGTCTTCTCAGTCCTGACCGTGATTCTGACCGTGGCCGTGGGCATGGTCCTCGCCTGCCTCGTGCAGTGGGAATCCTTGAAAGGTAAAGCGATTTACCGCGTTCTGCTGATTCTGCCTTACGCCGTGCCGTCGTTTATCTCGATTCTGATTTTCAAAGGGCTGTTCAACCAGAGCTTTGGTGAAATCAACATGATGCTCAGCGCGCTGTTCGGCATCAAGCCAGCCTGGTTCAGCGATCCGACCACCGCGCGTTCGATGATCGTTATCGTCAACACCTGGCTGGGCTACCCGTACATGATGATTCTGTGCATGGGCCTGCTGAAAGCGATCCCTGACGATCTGTACGAAGCTTCGGCAATGGACGGCGCCGGTCCATTCCAGAACTTCTTTAAGATTACGCTGCCGCTGCTGATTAAGCCGCTGACGCCGCTGATGATCGCCAGCTTCGCCTTTAATTTTAACAACTTCGTGCTGATTCAGCTGTTGACCAACGGTGGCCCGGACCGTCTCGGCACGACCACGCCGGCCGGCTATACCGACCTGCTGGTCAGCTACACCTACCGTATCGCCTTCGAAGGCGGCGGCGGTCAGGACTTTGGTCTGGCAGCGGCGATAGCCACCCTGATCTTCCTGCTGGTAGGCGTACTGGCGATTGTTAACCTGAAAGCCACACGAATGAAATTCGATTAA
- the malG gene encoding maltose ABC transporter permease MalG has translation MAMVQPKSQKLRLFTTHLLLLVFIAAIMFPLLMVIAISLREGNFATGSLIPDQISWEHWRLALGFSVEHADGRVTPPPFPVLLWLWNSVKVAGITAIGIVALSTTCAYAFARMRFPGKATLLKGMLIFQMFPAVLSLVALYALFDRLGQYLPFVGLNTHGGVIFAYMGGIALHVWTIKGYFETIDGSLEEAAALDGATPWQAFRLVLLPLSVPILAVVFILSFIAAITEVPVASLLLRDVNSYTLAVGMQQYLNPQNYLWGDFAAAAVLSAIPITVVFLLAQRWLVNGLTAGGVKG, from the coding sequence ATGGCTATGGTACAACCCAAATCTCAGAAGCTGCGTTTATTCACCACGCACCTCCTGCTGCTGGTTTTCATCGCGGCGATCATGTTCCCGCTGCTGATGGTGATTGCTATCTCGCTGCGCGAGGGTAACTTCGCCACCGGTAGCCTGATCCCGGACCAGATCTCCTGGGAGCACTGGCGGCTGGCGCTGGGCTTCAGCGTCGAGCATGCGGATGGCCGCGTCACCCCGCCACCTTTCCCGGTGCTGCTGTGGCTGTGGAACTCGGTGAAAGTGGCCGGGATCACCGCCATCGGTATCGTGGCGCTCTCCACGACCTGCGCCTACGCCTTCGCCCGTATGCGCTTCCCGGGCAAAGCGACCCTGCTGAAGGGGATGCTGATTTTCCAGATGTTCCCGGCGGTGCTGTCGCTGGTGGCGTTATACGCCTTGTTTGACCGCCTCGGCCAGTATTTGCCGTTTGTCGGCCTGAATACTCACGGCGGCGTTATCTTCGCCTATATGGGCGGGATTGCGCTGCACGTCTGGACGATTAAGGGCTACTTCGAAACCATCGACGGCTCGCTGGAAGAAGCGGCGGCGCTGGATGGCGCGACGCCGTGGCAGGCCTTCCGTCTGGTCCTGCTGCCGCTGTCGGTACCGATTCTGGCGGTGGTGTTTATTCTGTCGTTCATTGCCGCAATTACCGAAGTGCCGGTGGCCTCGCTGCTGCTGCGCGATGTGAACAGCTATACCCTGGCCGTCGGTATGCAACAGTATCTCAACCCGCAGAACTACCTGTGGGGCGACTTTGCCGCTGCGGCGGTGCTCTCCGCCATTCCGATTACGGTTGTCTTCCTGCTGGCCCAGCGCTGGCTGGTTAACGGCCTGACGGCGGGCGGGGTGAAAGGTTAA
- the psiE gene encoding phosphate-starvation-inducible protein PsiE — protein MPPVYRPLVNFVATAMQAVLNLALLCLGIILVVFLGKETFHLAHVLFTPEPVSKYKLVEGLVVYFLYFEFIALIVKYFESGFHFPLRYFVYIGITAIVRLIIVDHESPMAVLIYSAAILILVITLWLCNSNRLKRE, from the coding sequence ATGCCGCCGGTCTATCGTCCGTTGGTCAATTTTGTGGCGACCGCCATGCAGGCGGTTTTGAATCTGGCGCTGTTGTGCCTCGGGATAATCCTGGTGGTTTTCCTGGGGAAAGAGACATTCCATCTGGCGCATGTCCTGTTTACTCCGGAACCGGTCAGTAAGTACAAGCTGGTCGAAGGGCTGGTGGTCTATTTTCTCTATTTCGAATTTATCGCGCTGATTGTGAAGTACTTTGAGTCGGGCTTTCACTTCCCGCTGCGCTATTTCGTCTATATCGGCATTACGGCGATTGTGCGCCTGATTATTGTCGATCACGAATCGCCCATGGCGGTACTTATCTATTCGGCAGCGATCCTGATTCTGGTGATTACGCTGTGGCTGTGTAACTCCAACCGGCTGAAACGCGAATAA
- a CDS encoding GNAT family N-acetyltransferase, with protein sequence MLTIRTAHREDAPLLSKMGNASYRHHFTHLWHSASELALFLQQEYSLPSLQRSLADERSCWLIAEDQHPVGFAKYSCHQPMAADGPHGTLLHKLYLLPAETGHGYGEQIFSAVAARAKAAGDDWLWLEVLASNPGARRFYERSGMQYVKDSLFRSATQMSTLHILAKPI encoded by the coding sequence ATGCTGACAATACGTACGGCGCACCGGGAAGACGCTCCCCTGCTGAGTAAAATGGGGAACGCCAGCTATCGTCACCACTTTACCCATCTCTGGCATAGCGCCAGTGAGCTGGCGCTCTTTCTCCAGCAGGAGTACTCCCTGCCCTCGCTTCAACGCAGTCTCGCCGATGAGCGCAGCTGCTGGCTGATTGCCGAAGACCAGCATCCTGTCGGCTTCGCGAAATACAGCTGCCACCAGCCGATGGCGGCCGATGGCCCGCACGGCACGTTGCTGCATAAGCTCTATTTACTGCCTGCTGAAACAGGGCATGGCTACGGTGAGCAGATTTTTAGCGCCGTTGCGGCGCGGGCAAAGGCGGCGGGCGACGACTGGCTGTGGCTAGAAGTCCTCGCCAGCAATCCTGGCGCCAGGCGTTTTTATGAGCGCTCAGGTATGCAATATGTGAAAGACAGCCTGTTCCGCTCCGCGACCCAGATGAGCACACTACATATTCTGGCCAAACCTATCTGA
- a CDS encoding acyltransferase — MHTLRETGIRNVASGENVVIYQPANLYDCTLGDNVFVGPFVEIQGNTRIGADSKIQSHTFICEYVTIGERCFIGHGVMFANDMFREGRPDANRENWGRITIGNDVSIGSGAAILAVSICDGAVIGAGSVVTKSITEKGVWAGNPAKLLRRL, encoded by the coding sequence ATGCACACTCTTCGTGAAACCGGCATCCGTAACGTCGCCAGCGGCGAGAACGTGGTGATTTATCAGCCTGCCAATCTCTATGACTGCACGCTTGGCGATAACGTTTTCGTCGGGCCATTCGTCGAAATTCAGGGTAATACGCGCATCGGCGCCGACAGTAAAATCCAGTCCCATACCTTTATCTGCGAGTATGTCACGATCGGCGAGCGTTGCTTTATCGGCCACGGCGTGATGTTTGCCAACGATATGTTTCGCGAGGGGCGTCCCGATGCCAACCGGGAAAACTGGGGGCGAATTACCATCGGGAACGATGTCTCTATCGGCAGCGGCGCGGCCATTCTGGCGGTCAGCATCTGCGATGGCGCGGTGATTGGCGCAGGGAGCGTGGTCACGAAATCGATAACAGAAAAAGGCGTGTGGGCAGGAAACCCGGCGAAACTGCTGCGGCGGCTATAA
- the pgi gene encoding glucose-6-phosphate isomerase, whose protein sequence is MKNINPTQTSAWQALQKHFDEMKDVTISELFAQDSDRFSKFSATFDDLMLVDFSKNRITEETLAKLQALAKETDLAAAIKSMFSGEKINRTEDRAVLHVALRNRSNTPIIVDGKDVMPEVNAVLEKMKHFSEAIISGSWKGYTGKAITDVVNIGIGGSDLGPFMVTEALRPYKNHLNMHFVSNVDGTHIAEVLKGVNPETTLFLVASKTFTTQETMTNAHSARDWFLSTAGDEKHVAKHFAALSTNGKAVGEFGIDTANMFEFWDWVGGRYSLWSAIGLSIILSVGFDNFVELLSGAHAMDKHFSTTAAEKNLPVLLALIGIWYNNFFGAETEAILPYDQYMHRFAAYFQQGNMESNGKYVDRNGNAVDYQTGPIIWGEPGTNGQHAFYQLIHQGTKMVPCDFIAPAITHNPLSDHHPKLLSNFFAQTEALAFGKSREVVEQEYRDQGKDPATLDHVVPFKVFEGNRPTNSILLREITPFSLGALIALYEHKIFTQGAILNIFTFDQWGVELGKQLANRILPELKDGAEISSHDSSTNGLINRYKAWRA, encoded by the coding sequence ATGAAAAACATCAACCCAACGCAGACCTCTGCCTGGCAGGCATTACAGAAACACTTTGATGAAATGAAAGATGTCACTATCAGCGAGCTTTTTGCGCAAGACAGCGACCGTTTTTCTAAGTTTTCCGCAACGTTCGACGATCTGATGCTGGTGGATTTTTCAAAAAACCGCATTACCGAAGAGACGCTGGCTAAACTGCAGGCTCTGGCGAAAGAGACCGATCTGGCAGCGGCTATCAAGTCCATGTTCTCCGGTGAGAAGATCAACCGCACTGAAGATCGCGCGGTTCTGCATGTTGCTCTGCGCAACCGTAGCAATACCCCGATTATTGTTGATGGCAAAGATGTGATGCCGGAAGTGAATGCTGTTCTCGAAAAGATGAAGCATTTCTCTGAAGCGATCATCTCAGGCAGCTGGAAAGGCTATACCGGTAAAGCGATTACCGACGTCGTGAATATCGGTATCGGCGGCTCTGACCTCGGCCCGTTCATGGTGACCGAAGCGCTGCGTCCGTATAAAAACCACCTTAATATGCACTTTGTCTCTAACGTCGACGGCACCCACATCGCCGAAGTGCTGAAGGGCGTAAACCCGGAAACCACGCTGTTCCTGGTCGCCTCTAAAACCTTTACCACCCAGGAAACCATGACCAACGCCCACAGCGCGCGCGACTGGTTCCTGAGCACCGCCGGTGACGAAAAACACGTGGCGAAGCACTTCGCGGCGCTCTCCACCAACGGCAAAGCGGTGGGTGAGTTCGGCATCGATACCGCTAACATGTTCGAGTTCTGGGACTGGGTTGGCGGTCGCTACTCGCTGTGGTCAGCGATTGGTCTGTCGATCATCCTGTCCGTGGGCTTCGACAACTTTGTTGAGCTGCTCTCCGGCGCGCATGCGATGGACAAACACTTCTCCACCACTGCGGCAGAGAAAAACCTGCCGGTGCTGCTGGCGCTGATCGGTATCTGGTACAACAACTTCTTCGGCGCGGAAACCGAAGCCATTCTGCCGTATGACCAGTACATGCACCGCTTTGCGGCCTACTTCCAGCAGGGCAACATGGAATCTAACGGCAAATACGTTGACCGTAACGGCAACGCCGTGGATTACCAGACCGGCCCGATCATCTGGGGTGAACCGGGTACCAACGGTCAGCACGCGTTCTACCAGCTGATCCACCAGGGCACTAAGATGGTACCGTGCGATTTTATCGCCCCGGCTATTACTCATAACCCGCTCTCCGATCACCATCCGAAGCTGCTGTCTAACTTCTTTGCACAGACCGAGGCGCTGGCGTTCGGTAAATCCCGCGAAGTGGTTGAGCAGGAATATCGTGACCAGGGTAAAGATCCGGCAACCCTGGATCACGTGGTGCCGTTCAAAGTGTTCGAAGGCAACCGCCCAACCAACTCCATCCTGCTGCGCGAAATCACCCCGTTCAGCCTGGGCGCGCTGATTGCTCTGTATGAGCATAAGATCTTCACTCAGGGCGCGATCCTCAACATCTTCACCTTCGACCAGTGGGGCGTTGAGTTAGGCAAACAGCTGGCAAACCGCATTCTGCCAGAGCTGAAAGATGGTGCAGAAATCAGCAGCCACGACAGCTCGACCAACGGCCTGATCAACCGTTACAAAGCCTGGCGCGCATAA
- the lysC gene encoding lysine-sensitive aspartokinase 3, producing MTDLVVAKFGGTSVADFDAMNRSVDVARLDENTRVVVLSASAGVTNLLVALAEGLEPAERFEKLESLRQIQFNILERLRYPNVIREEIERLLENITTLAEAAALASSAALTDELVSHGELMSTLLFVEILRERGIASQWFDVRKIMRTSDRFGRAEPDIAALAELTQLQLTPRLAEGLVVTQGFIGSEAKGRTTTLGRGGSDYTAALLGEALNASRVDIWTDVPGIYTTDPRVAPAAKRIDVIAFAEAAEMATFGAKVLHPATLLPAVRSDIPVFVGSSKEPTAGGTLVCNKTENPPLFRALALRRRQTLLTLHSLNMLHSRGFLAEVFGILARHNISVDLITTSEVSVALTMDTTGSTSATDTLLTQALLTELSSLCRVEVEQDLALVALIGNELSRACGVGKEVFGVLEPFNIRMICYGASSHNLCFLVPGADAEKVVQKLHHNLFE from the coding sequence ATGACAGATTTAGTTGTAGCCAAATTCGGCGGCACCAGCGTTGCCGATTTCGATGCCATGAATCGCAGCGTTGATGTTGCGCGACTTGATGAGAACACGCGCGTCGTGGTGTTATCGGCCTCTGCGGGTGTGACCAATCTTCTGGTTGCTTTGGCTGAAGGGCTGGAACCCGCTGAGCGTTTTGAAAAGCTCGAATCCCTGCGCCAGATTCAATTCAATATCCTGGAGCGCCTGCGCTATCCCAACGTGATTCGCGAAGAGATCGAGCGCCTGCTGGAAAATATCACCACCCTGGCGGAAGCCGCTGCGCTGGCAAGTTCCGCGGCGCTGACCGACGAACTGGTCAGCCATGGCGAACTGATGTCCACCCTGCTGTTTGTCGAAATTCTCCGCGAGCGCGGTATCGCGTCACAGTGGTTCGATGTGCGTAAAATTATGCGCACCAGCGATCGCTTCGGCCGCGCCGAGCCGGACATTGCCGCACTCGCCGAGCTGACGCAGCTGCAGCTGACTCCGCGCCTGGCTGAAGGTCTGGTGGTCACTCAGGGCTTTATCGGCAGCGAAGCCAAAGGTCGTACCACTACGCTGGGCCGCGGCGGCAGCGACTATACCGCCGCTCTGCTGGGCGAAGCCTTGAACGCCAGCCGTGTCGACATCTGGACCGATGTCCCGGGGATCTACACCACCGACCCGCGCGTCGCGCCGGCGGCAAAACGTATCGATGTCATCGCCTTTGCCGAGGCGGCCGAAATGGCCACCTTTGGCGCCAAAGTGCTTCATCCGGCCACCCTGCTGCCCGCCGTACGTAGCGATATCCCGGTCTTCGTCGGCTCCAGCAAAGAACCCACCGCCGGCGGAACGCTGGTGTGCAATAAAACCGAAAATCCGCCGCTGTTCCGCGCGCTGGCCCTGCGCCGTCGCCAGACGCTGCTGACGCTGCATAGCCTGAATATGCTGCACTCGCGCGGCTTCCTGGCGGAAGTGTTCGGCATCCTCGCGCGGCACAATATCTCCGTGGATCTGATAACCACATCCGAAGTCAGCGTTGCGTTGACCATGGATACCACCGGTTCGACCTCCGCCACCGATACACTGCTGACCCAGGCGCTGTTGACCGAGCTCTCTTCCCTGTGCCGCGTAGAAGTGGAGCAGGATCTGGCGCTGGTGGCGTTAATCGGTAACGAATTGTCGCGCGCCTGTGGCGTGGGCAAAGAAGTTTTCGGCGTCCTGGAGCCGTTCAATATTCGTATGATTTGCTACGGCGCCTCCAGCCACAACCTCTGCTTCCTGGTACCCGGCGCGGATGCCGAGAAAGTCGTGCAGAAATTGCATCATAATTTATTTGAATAA
- the panS gene encoding ketopantoate/pantoate/pantothenate transporter PanS, translated as MLAILTRLFPLWALLLSVLAYYTPSTFTPVGPWVTTLLMLIMFGMGVHLKLDDFKRVLSRPAPVAAGIFLHYLVMPLAAWALALLFHMPPELSAGMVLVGSVASGTASNVMIYLAKGDVALSVTISSVSTLVGVVATPLLTRLYVDAHIQVDVMGMLLSILQIVVIPIALGLVIHHTLPKVVKAVEPFLPAFSMICILAIISAVVAGSASHIASVGLVVIVAVILHNAIGLLGGYWGGRLFGFDESTCRTLAIEVGMQNSGLAAALGKIYFGPLAALPGALFSVWHNLSGSLLAGYWSGKPTAKNENTR; from the coding sequence ATGCTCGCTATTCTGACGAGGCTGTTCCCGTTATGGGCGCTGCTGCTCTCTGTTCTGGCTTATTACACCCCGTCGACCTTTACCCCCGTCGGGCCATGGGTGACCACGCTGCTGATGCTCATCATGTTCGGAATGGGGGTGCATCTGAAACTGGACGACTTTAAGCGCGTGCTGTCGCGCCCGGCGCCGGTGGCCGCAGGTATTTTTCTTCACTATCTGGTGATGCCCCTCGCCGCCTGGGCGCTGGCGCTGCTGTTCCATATGCCGCCCGAGCTTTCCGCCGGTATGGTGCTGGTCGGGAGCGTCGCCAGCGGGACCGCATCGAACGTGATGATCTATCTCGCAAAAGGCGATGTGGCGCTGTCTGTCACCATCTCATCGGTTTCTACGCTGGTCGGTGTGGTGGCGACGCCGCTGCTGACGCGACTGTATGTGGATGCGCACATTCAGGTCGATGTCATGGGGATGCTGCTCAGCATCCTGCAGATCGTGGTGATCCCGATTGCGCTGGGGCTGGTGATTCACCATACGCTGCCCAAAGTGGTGAAAGCGGTTGAGCCTTTTCTGCCTGCCTTCTCGATGATCTGCATCCTGGCGATCATCAGCGCCGTCGTCGCCGGTTCCGCCTCGCATATCGCCTCGGTGGGCCTGGTGGTCATTGTCGCGGTGATCCTGCATAACGCCATCGGTCTGCTCGGCGGCTACTGGGGCGGGCGGCTGTTTGGCTTTGACGAGTCAACCTGTCGGACGCTGGCGATTGAAGTGGGGATGCAAAACTCCGGTCTTGCCGCTGCGCTGGGGAAAATCTACTTCGGCCCGCTCGCTGCGTTGCCCGGCGCGCTGTTTTCAGTCTGGCACAACCTGTCCGGTTCGCTGCTGGCGGGCTACTGGTCGGGAAAACCTACCGCCAAAAACGAGAACACACGCTGA
- a CDS encoding DUF3811 domain-containing protein: MALPRITQKEMTEREQRELKTLLDRTRIAHGRALTNAETNAVKKEYIDKLMALREADAKKARQLKKKQAYKPDSEASFSWSASTPTRGRR; the protein is encoded by the coding sequence ATGGCACTTCCCCGCATTACGCAAAAAGAGATGACAGAGCGCGAGCAACGCGAACTCAAAACGCTGCTTGACCGGACCCGGATTGCGCACGGTCGAGCGCTGACCAACGCCGAGACCAACGCCGTCAAGAAAGAGTACATCGACAAGCTGATGGCGCTGCGTGAAGCCGACGCGAAAAAGGCCCGCCAGCTAAAGAAAAAGCAGGCCTACAAACCCGATAGCGAAGCCTCATTTTCGTGGTCAGCGAGCACGCCAACGCGCGGCAGGCGTTAA